A stretch of DNA from Maridesulfovibrio sp.:
GGCATTGCACACATGCAGACGGCCGCGGCCAGTACAGTGAGTAAAAGTCTTTTCATGTTTCCTCCGATTTTTATGAAAATATGTAATTCCGGTTTATTCCGGCTTTTTTTTGAGTCCCTTGCTTATGGCCAGGGCCACGGCTGCCTCGCGTATTTCCTTGAGTTCTATTAAACCGTGCTCGCCTGAATTCTGAATCATGAATCCTGTTTCAAGGGCATTCCTGACCATATATCCCTCAAAAAGAACCGTATTGAGTGCTCCGAGTTTTTCCGGGGGATAGTCCGTTTCAATGAAATCTTTCACCAACTCGGCGAAGACTGTTTCGGACAGCCTGTACTGGCTCAGTCCCAGATCTTCGCGCAATTCGGGAATTCGTGAAGCATAAATGGTGAACTCCAGAAAAACTTTTGCCCAGTTACGGTCCTGCACCATGTTTTCCAGGAAATCCCAGATAATGTGCATCACTTCTTCAAGGGAACCGGCTCGGCTGAGTCTTTCGTCTCTGGCGTTTCGGTACTGGATCAGCTTGTCTTCGATTATTTCCAGAAAAAGCTTATCCTTACTGACCCAGTGTCTGTAGAAACTGCCTTTGGCATAACCGGCGTGTCTTGTTATTTCTGCCACAGTAGTTTCCGTGAACCCTTTTCTTCCAAAGAGTTCATTGGCAGCACTCATCAGTTCTTCTTTGGTCTGCTGTGACTTTTCCTGCTGTTTTCTGGCCATTTAAGTTTTTGTTTTTGGATGTTGTGACCATTGGTCAAAAAGTGACCGTTGGTCATTTTTGGAGTGTATAGCTATGATGCGAAAAGCTGTCAACAGCAAAACCGGTTCTGAGCGGGCGCTATATTCTGTGCATGGTCTGGGTGATTACGGTATAATCCTTGGCAGATCATTCAATCTTTGTGATTATGCCGGCCGAACAGCGAAAGATTTTTAGCGGCAATTTACAGGAGCAGGTCTAGTGAGGAATTTATATATTCTGTGCAGTCTGATTTTCTTCGTCCTGACCTGTGTTCCGGTGCAGGCGCATCCTCTCGGCGAGGTCGTACAGGAAACTACGGTCATGAACGAGGGCGGACGGCTGCTGATTCTGTATAACACTTCCATCGGTCCTTCCATTACAGCATCTCTGGTTCCGGACTTTGATCATGACGGGGAAGTTTCCGCAAAAGAAGAAGCCCGTCTCGCAAAGAGGATAAATGAAATCCTGCTGCCAAATCTGTCCATATCGCTGGATGGCGGCACTGTGGTGCCGGAACTATATTACGACTCGGTTGCTCCGGCTAATGGCGGCTACAACAACGGCCTGCGGTCCAATCTTGTTTATTCAATCCCCTTGAAAGGTGAAGGTTCTTCAAAACATTTTCTGCGGTTTTCGGATAATAATTTTCGGGCAGGTGAGCTTAAATGGCTCAAGTGGCTGGTGCGGGCCGATCCTGTTTTTAATGTGGTCAGGACTTCACCAGATTCACGGGAGCTTGATTTCCGGTTTTTTATGAGAAGTTCCGAAGCTTCGGCTGATGGGGGCGTTGGTGGAAAGGAAAATTCCGCGGCAGATCTGCTCAAGCCTGAACCGCGTGAGGATCCCAGTCAGGCCGCGCTGAAGGAATATCTTTCAAAGGAAAATCTCGGTACCGCGACAGTTCTTCTGGCTCTGGGACTGGCATTTTTTCTGGGCATGGGCCATGCGCTCAGTCCCGGACACGGAAAGGCCATGGTGGCCGCCTATCTTATCGGACGAAGCGGGCGTGTGCGGGATGCCTTCATTCTGGGGCTGATCGTTACAGTGACCCATGTAGCAAGTGTTCTGGTGCTCGGTATTGCCGCGCTGCTCATGTCTCATTATTTTCTTCCCGGCGATCTGTACCCGTGGCTGGGGGCTTTTTCCGGTGCCCTTGTTTTTCTGGTCGGTTATCTGATGCTGGCTAAAAGAGCGCTTCATCACCATCACCACCACGACCATCACCATCATGCTCCGGATGGAGGAGCCGTTTCATGGTGGTCCATGCTGAGTCTCGGGCTTGCGGGCGGAATGGTTCCGTGTCCCACGGCTCTGGTCGTCCTGCTGGCCTCGGTTGCCTTCGGGCGTATTGTTTTCGGATTGCTGCTCATCTCGGCCTTCAGTCTTGGGCTGGCGGCAGTGCTGATCATTATCGGCATACTGACAGTCAAGGCGTCCGGGTTGACCGAAAGGTTTTCGGGGTCTCGCAGATGGCTGGAAAATCTTCCGGTGGCGAGTGCGGGACTGGTAATGCTCGCCGGTCTGGTCATAATTTTTAATGCCCT
This window harbors:
- a CDS encoding TetR/AcrR family transcriptional regulator, with the translated sequence MARKQQEKSQQTKEELMSAANELFGRKGFTETTVAEITRHAGYAKGSFYRHWVSKDKLFLEIIEDKLIQYRNARDERLSRAGSLEEVMHIIWDFLENMVQDRNWAKVFLEFTIYASRIPELREDLGLSQYRLSETVFAELVKDFIETDYPPEKLGALNTVLFEGYMVRNALETGFMIQNSGEHGLIELKEIREAAVALAISKGLKKKPE
- a CDS encoding sulfite exporter TauE/SafE family protein, producing the protein MRNLYILCSLIFFVLTCVPVQAHPLGEVVQETTVMNEGGRLLILYNTSIGPSITASLVPDFDHDGEVSAKEEARLAKRINEILLPNLSISLDGGTVVPELYYDSVAPANGGYNNGLRSNLVYSIPLKGEGSSKHFLRFSDNNFRAGELKWLKWLVRADPVFNVVRTSPDSRELDFRFFMRSSEASADGGVGGKENSAADLLKPEPREDPSQAALKEYLSKENLGTATVLLALGLAFFLGMGHALSPGHGKAMVAAYLIGRSGRVRDAFILGLIVTVTHVASVLVLGIAALLMSHYFLPGDLYPWLGAFSGALVFLVGYLMLAKRALHHHHHHDHHHHAPDGGAVSWWSMLSLGLAGGMVPCPTALVVLLASVAFGRIVFGLLLISAFSLGLAAVLIIIGILTVKASGLTERFSGSRRWLENLPVASAGLVMLAGLVIIFNALHAGGIIRFYP